Part of the Thermococcus sp. 18S1 genome, TCCGCGAAAACCCTGCCGAGGGCGAGGTGAGCGGAGTAAGCTATGTCCGCCGGACTGGCGGTATCGATGACGTCGAGTGCCTGCGCGAAGAGCTCCTCCACCCTTATCAGCTCTCCATCAACCGGGACTTCGAACTTCAGGTCATTCTTCCCGCGCATCGCGAAGCTCTCCAGCTTCATTGCCGGCTCGCCCTCGTAGTGCCTTCTGTACGCCACGTTGAGGAGAACCGATATGGCATCGAGAACCCTGCCGGTTGATGAGGCGTAGCTCGTGTTGACCTCCTTCGCCAGCTGGGTCAGCACGACGTTGAACTCCACCCTCCCGTAGCGGAGGCTCTCTATGGCCTTCGGACAGCATCTCTCTATTATTCCCTCAAGCTCCTCGACGCCGTAGACCTTGCTCAGGATGCCCATCAGGGCCCTCAGCGGGTAGTAACTGGCCAAATCTCCGCCTGGGAGTGGGTAGTAGTCTATGTGGGCCAGCCTCTCGACGTCCTCGTAGCTCAGGTATATCACCTCGCCGCCCCAGGTGTGGCCGTCCGTCCCGTAGCCGACGCCGTCAACGGCTATACCTATTATCTCATCCAGTTTACGCTCGGCCATGACGCTCGCTATGTGCGCGTAGTGGTGCTGCACCTGGAGGAACTCCACGTTTAGCTCGTTGGCCATCTCCATGGCGAGTTTAGTGGTGTTGTAGCTCGGGTGTAGGTCTGCAACGATGAGGTCGAACTCGTTCACCCGGAGGATTCTCTTGAAGTGCTCTATGGCATCCCCCATGAACTCAAGGACTTCGACCTTCGAGGTGTTCCCTATGTACTGGCTGGGGTAAACTTTCCCGTTTTTGGCTACTCCAAAGGCGTTGAGAAGCTCCGCCCCGACGGCCAGACCGCGGTAGTTGAAGGGTATCTCTATTGGCAGAGGCACGAAGCCGCGGGAGCGCCTTATCACCGCCCTCCTCCCGTTGACGAACCTGATGACGCTGTCGTCGGCCCTGTTGAGTATCTTCCTGTTGTGGAGGAGGAAGTAGTCCGCAACGTCTTTCAGTTCTTCGAAGGCCCTGTCGTTGTCCTTGACCATGGGCATGCCAGGGTAGTTCGCGGATGTCATGACGTAAACTTTGCTCTTGCTCCAGTGGAAGAGTATGTAATGCGTTCCCGCGTAGGGCAGCATGACGCCTATAGTGTGCAGTCCCGGTGCGAGGTTCTCCGGCAGGGGGAAGGGTTCCTTCTTGCGGAGGGTTATTATCGGCCTCCTGTAGGAAGTCAGCTCCTCGAGTTCTTCTCTGCTTAAAAAGGCGAACTCCTCAACCGTTTCGACGTCCTTCGCCATTATCGCGAAGGGCTTCTGCGGCCTGTGGGTTCTCCTCCTCAGCTCCGCAACAGCTTCCTCGTTGGTGGCATCGCATGCGAGGTGTATCCCGCCTATTCCCTTGATGGCGACGATGTATCCCTTGTCTATCAGCTCCGCCGCCTTCTTCAGCGGGTCTCCGATGATTTCTTCCCCATCGTTCGTGTAGAGGCGGTAGCTCGGTCCGCAGACCGGACAGCAGACGGGTTCTGCATGATAGCGTCTGTTGAGCGGGTCTCTGTACTCGCTCTCGCAGTAGTCGCACATCGGGAACTCGCGCATGGTGGTGTTGATCCTGTCGTATGGTAAATCTTCAATGATCGTGAACCTCGGCCCGCAGTTGGTGCAGACTATGAAGGGGTACATGTAGCGCTTGTCGGTCGGGTCGAAAAGCTCCCTGAGACAGTCGTCGCATATCGCTATGTCAGGCGGGATTATCGAGTCCCCGCCTTCCCCACCCTGGGAGCTCTTCTCGATGTAGAAGCGGTCAAAGCCCTGGGGCTGGACTTCTTTTTTCTTTATCTTATCTATTCGCGCCAGGGGAGGGAGCTTCTCCCGTAGGTCTCTCAGAAATGAGTTTATGTCCTCTTCCCTGCCCTCAACGAGGATTTCAACTCCCGCATCGCCGAGGTTCTTGACGTAGCCCCGCAGGTTGTTTTCGTGGGCGATTCTGTAGACGAAGGGCCGGAATCCAACCGCCTGAACGATGCCCTGAACGTGAAGTCGGTAAGCCTTCATTCCTCTCACCGGTTCTTTCTTGGTAATCCGAGCCTTTATAGGTTTCTAAAACCAAAAGTTAAAAACCGGGGAGGAGTTTTCAACCTTTGGTGTCAGAACAAAGCTCCGTATTTGTAGAAAATGCTGCAGGTTCCTTCATAGGAGACCATACATGGCCCTATTGGACTCCTCGGAGTGCACGTCTTTCCAAAGTGCGGGCACTGTGGAGGCAGCGCCAGACCGCGCAGTATCGCACCGCAGATGCAGCCCTTTTCGAGGTCGGGCAGCTTTGGAACCTCGGGGTCGTAGTACGTCCGTATCTCCAGCTCCTTCCATTCCTTCTTCAGCTCAAGCCCGCTGTTCGGTATGGTTCCAAGGGCGCGCCATTTGGCATCGGTAATCTCGAAGAACTTCTCTATGAATTTCTGAGCCGTCACGTTACCCTCGTATTTGACGACCCTCGTGTACTCGTTTATTATCTTGACCTCGCCGTTCTTGACCATCCTTATGAGGAGCAGAATGGCCATCAGCATGTCCACCGGTTCAAAGCCCGCTATGACCTGCGGTATGCCGTAGTCGGTCGTTATGTACTCCCAGCCCCTCACGCCGATTATTGTGGAGACGTGTCCGGGGTCGATGAGACCGTGGAAGCGCGTTCCCTGCTTTACAAGCACCTCAACGGCAGGGGGAGTCAGGCGGTGGACGGAGTATATCTTGAAGTTTTCGAGCCCCTCCTC contains:
- the hypD gene encoding hydrogenase formation protein HypD, with the protein product MTDVLNAFKDRKLAQKVVREIHKEAQGLDELRFMHVCGTHEDTVTRSGIRSLLPENIKIVSGPGCPVCITPVEDIVKMREIMKEAYGEGDRIILTTFGDMYKIPTPLGSFADLKSEGYDVRVVYSIFDTYRIAKENPDRTVVHFSPGFETTTAPAAGMLNAVVEEGLENFKIYSVHRLTPPAVEVLVKQGTRFHGLIDPGHVSTIIGVRGWEYITTDYGIPQVIAGFEPVDMLMAILLLIRMVKNGEVKIINEYTRVVKYEGNVTAQKFIEKFFEITDAKWRALGTIPNSGLELKKEWKELEIRTYYDPEVPKLPDLEKGCICGAILRGLALPPQCPHFGKTCTPRSPIGPCMVSYEGTCSIFYKYGALF
- the hypF gene encoding carbamoyltransferase HypF; the encoded protein is MKAYRLHVQGIVQAVGFRPFVYRIAHENNLRGYVKNLGDAGVEILVEGREEDINSFLRDLREKLPPLARIDKIKKKEVQPQGFDRFYIEKSSQGGEGGDSIIPPDIAICDDCLRELFDPTDKRYMYPFIVCTNCGPRFTIIEDLPYDRINTTMREFPMCDYCESEYRDPLNRRYHAEPVCCPVCGPSYRLYTNDGEEIIGDPLKKAAELIDKGYIVAIKGIGGIHLACDATNEEAVAELRRRTHRPQKPFAIMAKDVETVEEFAFLSREELEELTSYRRPIITLRKKEPFPLPENLAPGLHTIGVMLPYAGTHYILFHWSKSKVYVMTSANYPGMPMVKDNDRAFEELKDVADYFLLHNRKILNRADDSVIRFVNGRRAVIRRSRGFVPLPIEIPFNYRGLAVGAELLNAFGVAKNGKVYPSQYIGNTSKVEVLEFMGDAIEHFKRILRVNEFDLIVADLHPSYNTTKLAMEMANELNVEFLQVQHHYAHIASVMAERKLDEIIGIAVDGVGYGTDGHTWGGEVIYLSYEDVERLAHIDYYPLPGGDLASYYPLRALMGILSKVYGVEELEGIIERCCPKAIESLRYGRVEFNVVLTQLAKEVNTSYASSTGRVLDAISVLLNVAYRRHYEGEPAMKLESFAMRGKNDLKFEVPVDGELIRVEELFAQALDVIDTASPADIAYSAHLALGRVFAETAVERAREFGVKNVGISGGVAFNELIVKTARKIVEAAGLKFHTTHEVPRGDNGINVGQAFLGGLYLEGYLTKEDLML